In Synechococcus sp. MW101C3, one genomic interval encodes:
- the ggt gene encoding gamma-glutamyltransferase yields MARAEQRLLRLLVGLAAGAPLLVPFWPLTLSLALPFPLQLSGRAQGLPVGAAPSAVPANVLQEAGQRFHPVVSAGGMVATQEAHASRVGRDVLRDGGNAVDAAVAASFALAVTLPQAGNLGGGGFLVLWRPEPARAGTPLLEGERRVGRGRAVTINFRETAPAAARADLFLDASGQVDRQRATRSLQSTGVPGTVAGLLLVQRRYGRWPLARVMAPAIRLAAEGFPVSRDLSRSLESAAPLLRADPTSAALFFRPDGQPYRPGELWRQPQLAATLTGIARRGEAGFYEGPVAESLAALMGRQGGLITLADLAAYRAQALPPLIGSWRGQPVITMPPPSSGGVTLIQLLGMLEGFPLAAMGLNSAATIHVMTEAMNLAYRDRNTYLGDPRFVTMPLQRLLSPAYAAAQRRRLRTDRHTPAAELAPPPPGRPEGPNTTHLSMIDRDGLMVATTTTLNFAYGNGVSVPAAGFLLNNEMDDFTAKPGVPNAYGLVQGEANAIAPGKQPLSSMSPTLVLDRSGGPLLATGSPGGSRIITTVLQVLLNRLEHGLNLATAVSAPRFHSQLWPDEVAIEQGFSSDTLVLLEAMGHRLRPARAMGSAQSVEALPGGGSLGVADQRRPDALAAGE; encoded by the coding sequence ATGGCGAGAGCTGAGCAGCGGCTGTTGCGGCTGCTGGTGGGGCTGGCGGCCGGCGCGCCGTTGCTGGTGCCGTTCTGGCCGCTGACGCTGTCGTTAGCACTGCCCTTTCCGTTGCAGTTGTCGGGGCGGGCCCAGGGGTTGCCGGTTGGTGCGGCGCCATCGGCGGTGCCCGCCAATGTGTTGCAGGAGGCCGGCCAGCGCTTTCACCCCGTCGTGTCGGCAGGGGGCATGGTGGCCACCCAGGAGGCGCACGCCAGCCGGGTAGGCCGTGACGTGTTGCGGGACGGCGGCAACGCGGTGGATGCGGCGGTGGCGGCCTCCTTCGCCCTGGCGGTGACCCTGCCCCAGGCCGGCAACCTCGGCGGTGGTGGCTTCCTCGTGCTCTGGCGCCCGGAACCGGCCAGGGCGGGCACGCCGCTGCTGGAGGGAGAGCGGCGGGTGGGCCGAGGCCGGGCGGTCACGATCAACTTCCGCGAAACCGCACCCGCCGCCGCCCGGGCCGACCTCTTCCTCGATGCCAGCGGCCAGGTGGATCGCCAACGGGCCACCCGCAGCCTGCAGAGCACGGGCGTGCCCGGCACGGTGGCGGGCCTGCTGCTGGTCCAGCGCCGCTACGGCCGCTGGCCGCTGGCGCGGGTGATGGCGCCGGCGATCCGCCTGGCGGCAGAGGGGTTCCCGGTGAGTCGGGATCTGTCCCGCTCCCTGGAGAGCGCCGCCCCCCTGCTGCGCGCCGATCCCACCTCCGCGGCGCTGTTCTTCCGCCCGGACGGGCAGCCCTATCGCCCCGGCGAGCTCTGGCGTCAGCCCCAGCTGGCCGCCACGCTCACCGGCATCGCCCGGCGCGGCGAGGCGGGCTTCTACGAGGGGCCGGTGGCCGAGAGTCTGGCCGCGCTGATGGGCCGCCAGGGCGGGCTGATCACCCTTGCCGACCTGGCCGCCTACCGCGCCCAGGCGCTGCCGCCATTGATCGGCAGCTGGCGAGGGCAACCGGTGATCACCATGCCGCCGCCCAGCTCCGGCGGGGTCACGCTGATTCAGCTGCTCGGGATGCTGGAGGGGTTCCCGCTGGCGGCCATGGGGCTGAACAGCGCCGCCACGATCCACGTGATGACCGAGGCCATGAACCTGGCCTACCGGGATCGGAACACCTATCTGGGCGACCCTCGCTTCGTGACGATGCCGCTGCAGCGTCTGCTCAGCCCGGCCTATGCGGCCGCCCAGCGCCGCCGCCTCCGCACCGACCGCCACACGCCCGCCGCCGAACTGGCGCCGCCACCGCCGGGCCGGCCGGAGGGCCCCAACACCACCCACCTCTCAATGATCGACCGCGACGGCCTGATGGTGGCCACCACCACCACGCTCAACTTTGCCTACGGCAACGGTGTGAGCGTGCCGGCTGCCGGCTTCCTGCTCAACAACGAGATGGACGATTTCACCGCCAAGCCGGGTGTGCCGAATGCCTACGGGTTGGTGCAGGGGGAAGCCAACGCCATCGCTCCGGGCAAGCAGCCGCTCAGTTCGATGAGCCCCACCCTGGTGCTTGATCGCAGCGGCGGCCCACTGCTGGCCACCGGCAGCCCGGGCGGGAGCCGCATCATCACCACCGTGCTGCAGGTGCTGCTCAACCGGCTGGAACACGGCCTCAACCTGGCCACGGCCGTGAGTGCACCGCGCTTTCACAGCCAGCTCTGGCCGGATGAAGTGGCGATCGAGCAGGGCTTCAGCTCCGACACGCTCGTCCTGCTGGAGGCGATGGGCCACCGGCTCCGGCCAGCCCGGGCGATGGGCTCGGCCCAGTCGGTGGAGGCTCTGCCGGGCGGAGGCAGCCTGGGGGTCGCCGATCAGCGCCGCCCCGACGCCCTCGCTGCCGGGGAGTGA
- a CDS encoding HdeD family acid-resistance protein, whose product MSIPASKPLRWLAAALVFAAAGLSIALPFVSATLLTIVLGGVAVAGGISQLLRLTGGGDLNTKLFRGLSGLLYVGGGLWILVFPVSSEVSLTLFVGLLMAFEGVMELAAGAAADGQARGLVIADGLVTAILGGLLIAEWPSDSLWVIGTLFGVALAFSGVNLLTAPDPGAVSGNV is encoded by the coding sequence ATGTCGATTCCTGCGTCCAAGCCGTTGCGCTGGCTGGCTGCCGCCCTGGTCTTCGCTGCTGCCGGCCTGTCGATCGCCCTGCCATTCGTGTCAGCCACGCTGCTGACGATCGTGCTGGGCGGGGTGGCGGTGGCAGGCGGGATCTCCCAGCTGCTGCGTCTCACCGGCGGCGGCGACCTCAACACCAAGCTGTTTCGCGGCCTCAGCGGGCTGCTGTATGTGGGCGGTGGCCTCTGGATTCTGGTGTTTCCGGTGAGCAGTGAGGTGAGCCTCACCCTGTTCGTCGGCCTGCTCATGGCCTTCGAAGGGGTGATGGAACTGGCCGCCGGTGCCGCTGCCGATGGCCAGGCCCGGGGCCTGGTGATCGCCGACGGTCTGGTGACCGCGATCCTTGGCGGTCTGCTGATCGCGGAATGGCCCAGCGACAGTCTCTGGGTGATCGGCACCCTGTTCGGCGTGGCGCTGGCCTTCTCCGGCGTCAACCTGCTCACCGCGCCTGATCCCGGCGCCGTCAGCGGGAACGTTTGA
- a CDS encoding DUF2231 domain-containing protein, with amino-acid sequence MLELLPQLNDRNLPWMDTIHPIVVHFVIAMALIAFLFDVIGRLAGKPELYEVSFWNLLFATAAIFVAIIFGQVEAGLANPYGESREILNLHSTIGWALAGILSVLTAWRYVIRSKDPRRLPLAFLGAGSVLSVLVVVQVLLGSELVWIYGLHTVKVVEAMREGLV; translated from the coding sequence ATGCTCGAGCTGTTGCCCCAGCTCAACGATCGCAACCTTCCCTGGATGGACACGATCCATCCGATCGTCGTCCACTTCGTGATCGCCATGGCCCTGATCGCGTTCCTGTTCGACGTGATCGGCCGCCTGGCCGGCAAGCCTGAGCTCTATGAGGTGAGCTTCTGGAACCTGCTGTTCGCCACCGCGGCGATCTTCGTGGCGATCATCTTCGGCCAGGTGGAAGCGGGCCTGGCCAACCCCTATGGCGAATCGCGCGAGATCCTCAACCTGCACAGCACGATCGGCTGGGCGCTGGCCGGCATCCTCTCGGTGCTCACGGCCTGGCGTTACGTGATCCGCAGCAAGGATCCGCGCCGCCTGCCGCTGGCCTTCCTCGGCGCCGGCTCGGTGCTGAGCGTGCTGGTGGTGGTGCAGGTGCTGCTGGGTAGCGAGCTGGTCTGGATCTACGGCCTTCACACCGTCAAGGTGGTGGAAGCGATGCGCGAGGGATTGGTGTGA
- a CDS encoding DUF2231 domain-containing protein, translated as MALGPNGLPYSLPIHPNLVHLTIGLFIIAIAFDIAGALFPLERRVFRFLALPVTRSALHDVGWYNLLACSVVSFFTVTAGFFEMQLAVPLPGITSSFGLSSTGSMLWHGAGGLLLLLVIVLMTVWRGFQRYAWRREMGRQVQWSYLALGIVMFALLGVHGTIGAQLAVEFGVHVTANQLLAAGADLREALP; from the coding sequence ATGGCCCTCGGTCCGAATGGCCTCCCCTACAGCCTGCCGATTCACCCGAACCTGGTGCATCTCACCATCGGCCTGTTCATCATCGCCATCGCCTTTGATATCGCCGGGGCCCTGTTCCCGCTGGAGCGGCGTGTGTTCCGCTTTCTGGCGCTGCCGGTGACCCGCTCCGCCCTGCACGATGTGGGCTGGTACAACCTGCTGGCCTGCAGCGTGGTGAGCTTCTTCACCGTCACCGCCGGCTTTTTCGAGATGCAGCTGGCCGTGCCTCTGCCCGGCATCACCAGCAGCTTCGGCCTCAGCAGCACCGGCAGCATGCTCTGGCACGGCGCCGGTGGTCTGCTGCTGCTGCTGGTGATCGTGCTGATGACCGTGTGGCGGGGCTTTCAGCGCTATGCCTGGCGCCGCGAGATGGGGCGGCAGGTGCAGTGGAGCTACCTGGCCCTCGGCATTGTGATGTTCGCCCTGCTGGGGGTGCATGGCACCATCGGCGCCCAGCTGGCTGTCGAATTCGGCGTGCACGTCACCGCCAACCAGTTGCTGGCCGCCGGCGCCGATCTCCGTGAGGCTCTGCCATGA
- a CDS encoding cytochrome c oxidase subunit II, producing MTSSPPAPASVNRAAVAAVSVWVGLLVLLSHWLGQQAYRWLPVQASSAAPLVDDLFSLETAIACFVFAGVVSVMAYVLLFNRAEKYDMDDAAPVEGNTVLEIIWTAIPLMLVMAIAWTTIGVNREIGAIGPMDHSHGDTAEAMAGAPTAEIQVIARQWSWEFRYPDAAASSTELHLPVGRRVSLQLESADVIHGFYVPAFRLKQQVIPGRSIAFFITPTREGRYRLRDSEYSGTWFAANQVDVVVQSEEAYQDWLTRAAAQPLRPGISDASREYAQQQSRLRASGYPTVPPAPPPMVNVPGSNTLPHAG from the coding sequence ATGACCAGCTCACCGCCCGCGCCCGCCTCTGTCAATCGGGCCGCGGTGGCCGCCGTCAGCGTCTGGGTGGGGCTGCTGGTGCTGCTGTCGCACTGGCTGGGGCAGCAGGCCTACCGCTGGCTGCCAGTGCAGGCCTCCAGCGCCGCCCCACTGGTCGATGACCTCTTCAGCCTCGAAACCGCGATCGCCTGCTTTGTGTTCGCCGGTGTGGTGTCGGTGATGGCGTACGTGCTGCTGTTCAACCGGGCCGAGAAATACGACATGGACGATGCCGCTCCGGTGGAGGGCAACACCGTGCTGGAGATCATCTGGACGGCGATTCCCCTGATGCTGGTCATGGCGATCGCCTGGACGACCATCGGCGTCAACCGTGAGATCGGCGCCATCGGCCCCATGGACCACAGCCACGGCGACACCGCCGAGGCGATGGCCGGCGCCCCCACCGCCGAGATCCAGGTGATCGCCCGTCAGTGGTCGTGGGAGTTCCGCTACCCGGATGCGGCTGCGTCGAGCACCGAGCTGCACCTGCCGGTGGGTCGTCGCGTGAGCCTGCAGCTGGAGAGCGCCGATGTGATCCACGGCTTCTACGTGCCCGCCTTCCGCCTCAAGCAGCAGGTGATCCCCGGCCGCTCGATCGCCTTCTTCATCACCCCCACCCGCGAGGGTCGCTACCGCCTGCGCGATTCCGAATACAGCGGCACCTGGTTCGCCGCCAACCAGGTGGATGTGGTGGTGCAGAGCGAGGAGGCCTACCAGGACTGGCTCACCCGGGCGGCGGCCCAGCCCCTGCGGCCCGGCATCAGCGATGCCTCCCGGGAATACGCCCAGCAGCAATCCCGGCTGCGCGCCTCCGGCTATCCCACCGTGCCCCCGGCTCCCCCCCCAATGGTCAACGTGCCCGGCTCGAACACCCTTCCCCACGCAGGTTGA
- a CDS encoding cbb3-type cytochrome c oxidase subunit I, translated as MTLTSLDPGILKAAHPVPGAPNNWKRFFSFNTDAKVIGIQYIVTSLFFLLVGGLLAMIMRGELITPEADLVDRTVYNALYTMHGTIMLFLFMFPVLNGLNNLLIPCMIGAPDMAFPRLNAAAFWLVPVFGVILMASFLVPGGPAASGWWSYPPVSLQNPLGHLINGEALWITAVALSGVSSIMGAVNFVTTILRMRAPGMTFFRMPIFCWTALSAQTIQLIGLPALTGGAVMLLFDLVVGTSFYRPEGGGDPVLYQHFFWFYSHPAVYVIILPVFGIFSELFPVHARKPLFGYVFVAMASLVIVGLSLVVWVHHMFPSGVPQWMRDLFMVSTMLIAVPTGIKVFAWLGTLWGGKIQLNTPMLFSLGGLFNFVFAGVTGIMLATVPVDIHVNNTYFVVGHFHYVIYGAATMGVYAAIYHWFPKFTGHMYFEGLGKLHFLLTFVGTNLNFFPMHPLGLMGMPRRVSSYDPEFAFWNVIASLGGFLLGVSIIPFLLNLVSSWVWGPKAPANPWKAIGLEWLLPSPPPAENFEDNVPTVISGPYGYGTGKPLVEHQEAYERALQEA; from the coding sequence ATGACCCTCACCTCTCTTGATCCCGGCATCCTCAAGGCCGCCCACCCGGTGCCGGGGGCACCGAACAACTGGAAGCGCTTTTTCAGCTTCAACACCGATGCCAAGGTGATCGGCATCCAATACATCGTGACCTCGCTGTTCTTCCTGTTGGTGGGAGGGCTGCTGGCGATGATCATGCGTGGCGAGCTGATCACGCCTGAGGCGGATCTGGTGGATCGCACCGTGTACAACGCGCTCTACACGATGCACGGCACGATCATGCTGTTTCTGTTCATGTTTCCGGTTCTCAACGGCCTCAACAACCTGTTGATCCCCTGCATGATCGGCGCCCCTGACATGGCCTTTCCGCGCCTCAATGCCGCTGCCTTCTGGCTTGTGCCTGTGTTCGGCGTGATCCTGATGGCCAGCTTCCTGGTGCCCGGTGGTCCGGCGGCCTCCGGCTGGTGGTCGTATCCACCGGTGAGCCTGCAGAACCCCCTGGGCCATCTGATCAATGGCGAAGCGCTGTGGATCACGGCGGTGGCCCTTTCCGGCGTGTCGTCGATCATGGGAGCGGTGAACTTCGTGACCACGATCCTGCGCATGCGCGCTCCCGGCATGACGTTCTTCCGGATGCCGATCTTCTGCTGGACCGCCCTCTCCGCCCAGACGATTCAGCTGATCGGCCTGCCCGCTCTCACCGGCGGCGCTGTGATGCTGCTGTTCGATCTGGTGGTGGGCACGTCCTTCTATCGCCCGGAAGGGGGCGGCGACCCTGTGCTCTATCAGCACTTCTTCTGGTTCTATTCCCACCCGGCGGTGTATGTGATCATCCTGCCGGTGTTCGGCATCTTCTCCGAACTGTTTCCCGTGCACGCCCGCAAGCCCCTGTTCGGCTACGTGTTCGTGGCGATGGCTTCGCTGGTGATCGTGGGCCTCAGCCTGGTGGTGTGGGTGCACCACATGTTCCCCAGCGGGGTGCCCCAGTGGATGCGGGATCTGTTCATGGTGTCCACGATGCTGATCGCGGTACCCACCGGCATCAAGGTGTTCGCCTGGCTGGGCACCCTGTGGGGGGGCAAGATCCAGCTGAACACACCGATGCTGTTTTCCCTCGGTGGCCTGTTCAACTTCGTGTTCGCCGGTGTGACCGGCATCATGCTGGCCACGGTGCCGGTGGACATCCACGTCAACAACACCTACTTCGTGGTGGGCCATTTTCACTACGTGATCTACGGCGCTGCCACCATGGGGGTGTATGCGGCGATCTATCACTGGTTCCCTAAATTCACTGGCCATATGTATTTCGAAGGGCTGGGCAAGCTCCATTTTTTGCTCACCTTTGTAGGCACTAATCTCAACTTCTTCCCGATGCATCCGCTCGGGTTGATGGGCATGCCTCGGCGCGTGTCGTCGTACGACCCGGAATTCGCCTTCTGGAACGTGATCGCCAGCCTCGGCGGCTTTCTGCTGGGGGTGTCGATCATTCCCTTCCTGCTCAACCTGGTGAGCTCCTGGGTGTGGGGGCCCAAGGCGCCGGCCAATCCCTGGAAAGCCATCGGCCTGGAGTGGCTGCTCCCCTCCCCTCCTCCGGCCGAGAACTTTGAAGACAACGTTCCCACCGTGATCAGCGGCCCCTACGGCTACGGCACGGGCAAACCCCTGGTGGAGCACCAGGAGGCCTATGAACGCGCCCTGCAGGAGGCCTGA
- a CDS encoding heme-copper oxidase subunit III, which yields MTTLPSAAPTGPGPAHGEGHASHPSYTLTGFIIFLCSESVIFLAFFAAYALLKSTATSWLPPGVEGLEWRTPLQFTVVLVSSSGTIAVAEHFLGQKRLWAFRAFLLLTMAMGSVFLYGQASEWSGLSFGFTSGTFGGLFYLLTGFHGLHVATGILLMGLMLGRSFYPGNYDNGEQGVIAVSLFWHFVDVIWVLLFLLLYAWQA from the coding sequence ATGACCACCCTTCCCTCAGCGGCGCCCACCGGCCCCGGCCCGGCCCATGGCGAAGGCCACGCCAGCCATCCCAGCTACACACTCACCGGCTTCATCATTTTCCTCTGCTCCGAGAGCGTCATCTTTCTGGCGTTCTTCGCCGCCTATGCGCTGCTGAAATCCACCGCCACCAGCTGGTTGCCGCCGGGGGTGGAGGGGCTGGAGTGGCGCACCCCGCTGCAGTTCACAGTGGTGCTTGTGTCGAGCAGCGGCACGATCGCCGTGGCTGAGCACTTCCTCGGCCAGAAACGCCTGTGGGCCTTCCGCGCCTTCCTGCTGCTCACGATGGCGATGGGCTCCGTCTTTCTTTATGGCCAGGCGAGTGAATGGAGCGGCCTTTCGTTCGGCTTCACCAGCGGCACCTTCGGCGGTCTTTTCTATCTGCTCACCGGCTTTCACGGCCTGCATGTGGCCACCGGCATCCTGCTGATGGGCCTGATGCTGGGGCGCTCGTTCTATCCAGGCAACTACGACAACGGTGAACAGGGTGTCATCGCTGTTTCCCTGTTCTGGCACTTCGTGGATGTGATCTGGGTGCTGCTCTTTCTGCTTCTCTACGCCTGGCAAGCATGA
- a CDS encoding GMC oxidoreductase, producing the protein MIIDDTHYDVIVVGSGAGGATLASDLAAKGRSVLLLERGAALPREDQNVADVDLFRKDRYHPGEQWFGTDGDPFSPQAVYALGGNTKIWGAVLERMREQEFGPLRYQEATAPSWGLPYNHFAPWYDRAEALYRVHGRQGVDPTEPSRFAAYARSPRPLDPLLEELREGLRRQSCHPYDLPLSWSEDPADPSGDAELFGVTPALAGAGTCLRTNARVNRLHVNPGGTEVRGVEAEIDGQNWLFRGDQVVLAAGAVNTAVILLRSVSDPHPAGLANGSGQVGRNLMRPQLTAILQLAARANSGAYPRSLGVNDYYWGDKNVSFPLGHIESGGGVLQDALFAESPPVLSLVTRLLPNAALRQLAARSVCWWAMSAVLPDPDNAITLRRDRIRIHYLPNNLEAHDRLVYRWIDTLRRTEKDPLTQVVRPSLVHPRGEAPLAVMGYACGTCRMGSDPASSVVDLAGRSHEVANLWIADASVFPSCPSVSPGLTVIANALRVADALMHAF; encoded by the coding sequence ATGATCATTGATGACACCCACTACGACGTGATCGTCGTCGGCAGCGGCGCCGGAGGCGCCACCCTGGCCAGCGATCTGGCGGCGAAGGGCCGCTCGGTGCTGCTGCTGGAGCGGGGCGCCGCCTTGCCCCGAGAAGACCAGAACGTCGCGGATGTGGACCTGTTCCGCAAAGACCGCTACCACCCTGGCGAGCAGTGGTTCGGCACCGATGGCGATCCCTTCTCCCCCCAGGCGGTGTATGCCCTCGGCGGCAACACCAAGATCTGGGGGGCGGTGCTGGAGCGGATGCGGGAGCAGGAGTTCGGCCCGTTGCGCTATCAGGAAGCCACCGCACCCTCCTGGGGTCTCCCCTACAACCACTTTGCCCCCTGGTACGACCGGGCTGAAGCCCTCTACCGCGTGCATGGCCGCCAGGGGGTGGATCCCACCGAGCCCAGCCGTTTCGCCGCCTACGCCCGGTCGCCGCGGCCGCTTGATCCCTTGCTGGAGGAGCTGCGTGAAGGCCTCCGTCGCCAGTCGTGCCATCCCTACGACCTGCCGCTCAGCTGGTCGGAGGATCCGGCAGACCCAAGCGGCGATGCGGAGCTGTTCGGTGTCACCCCGGCGCTTGCAGGCGCCGGCACCTGCCTGCGCACCAACGCCAGGGTTAACCGCCTGCATGTGAATCCCGGCGGCACGGAGGTGCGCGGAGTGGAGGCGGAGATCGACGGCCAGAACTGGCTCTTTCGTGGTGATCAGGTGGTGCTGGCCGCTGGAGCCGTGAACACGGCGGTGATTCTGCTGCGCTCTGTCTCAGATCCCCATCCCGCCGGCCTGGCCAACGGCTCCGGCCAGGTGGGCCGCAACCTGATGCGGCCCCAGCTCACGGCGATCCTGCAGCTGGCGGCCCGGGCCAACTCCGGCGCTTACCCCCGCAGCCTCGGCGTCAACGACTACTACTGGGGTGACAAGAACGTGAGCTTCCCGCTCGGCCACATCGAGAGCGGCGGCGGCGTGCTGCAGGACGCCCTGTTCGCCGAATCCCCGCCGGTGCTTTCGCTGGTGACCCGGCTGCTCCCCAACGCGGCGTTGCGGCAGCTGGCGGCCCGCTCGGTGTGCTGGTGGGCGATGAGTGCGGTGCTGCCCGATCCGGACAATGCGATCACCCTGCGGCGTGACCGCATCCGCATCCACTACCTGCCCAACAATCTCGAAGCCCACGACCGGCTCGTCTACCGCTGGATCGACACCCTGCGGCGCACCGAAAAGGACCCTCTCACCCAGGTGGTGCGTCCCTCGCTGGTGCATCCCCGCGGCGAAGCGCCGCTGGCGGTGATGGGCTACGCCTGCGGCACCTGCCGCATGGGCAGTGATCCGGCCAGCTCCGTGGTGGATCTGGCGGGGCGCAGCCATGAAGTGGCCAACCTCTGGATCGCCGATGCCAGCGTCTTCCCCAGCTGTCCATCGGTGTCGCCCGGCCTCACGGTGATCGCCAATGCCCTGCGCGTGGCGGATGCCTTGATGCACGCCTTCTAG
- the ilvD gene encoding dihydroxy-acid dehydratase — protein MLRSAAITAGVQRSPNRAMLRAVGFGDGDFDKPIIGIANGYSTITPCNIGLNDLARRAEQSAHSAGAMPQMFGTITVSDGISMGTEGMKYSLVSREVIADSIETACNAQSMDGLLAIGGCDKNMPGAMLAMARMNIPAIFVYGGTIKPGRLGPCDLTVVSAFEAVGQFSGGRIDEAELLAIEKNACPGAGSCGGMFTANTMSSAFEAMGLSLPGSSTMAAEDPEKAESAARSAEVLVRAIEANIRPRDLITREAIENAISVIMAVGGSTNSVLHLLAIARTAEVPLTIDDFETIRQRVPVICDLKPSGRYVTVDLHRAGGIPQVMKLLLDAGLLHGDCGTIEGRTLREVLADVPSEPPAGQDVIRPLSNPLYAKGHLAILKGNLAEEGAVAKISGVKTPVITGPARVFESEESALEAILAGAVGAGDVVVVRYEGPVGGPGMREMLSPTAAIVGQGLGESVALITDGRFSGGSYGMVVGHVAPEAAVGGTIALVEEGDSITVDAHQLLIQLNVDAAELERRRAAWVAPAPRYRTGVLGKYARLVSSSSLGAVTDPV, from the coding sequence ATGCTCCGCTCCGCCGCCATCACCGCAGGTGTCCAGCGTTCCCCCAACCGCGCCATGTTGCGGGCGGTGGGCTTCGGCGACGGCGACTTCGACAAGCCGATCATCGGCATCGCCAACGGCTACAGCACGATCACGCCCTGCAACATCGGCCTGAACGACCTGGCCCGGCGCGCTGAGCAGTCCGCCCACAGCGCCGGTGCCATGCCCCAGATGTTCGGCACCATCACCGTCAGCGACGGCATCTCGATGGGCACCGAGGGAATGAAGTATTCGCTCGTGTCGCGGGAGGTGATCGCCGATTCGATCGAAACCGCCTGCAACGCCCAGAGCATGGACGGCCTGCTGGCGATCGGCGGCTGCGACAAGAACATGCCCGGCGCCATGCTCGCCATGGCCCGCATGAACATCCCGGCGATCTTCGTCTATGGCGGCACGATCAAGCCCGGCCGGCTTGGTCCCTGTGATCTCACCGTGGTGAGCGCCTTCGAGGCGGTGGGTCAGTTTTCGGGGGGTCGCATCGATGAGGCGGAGCTGCTGGCGATCGAGAAGAACGCCTGCCCCGGTGCCGGCAGCTGCGGCGGCATGTTCACCGCCAACACGATGAGCTCGGCCTTCGAAGCGATGGGGCTCAGCCTGCCGGGCAGTTCCACCATGGCGGCGGAAGATCCGGAGAAGGCGGAGAGCGCCGCCCGTTCGGCGGAGGTGCTGGTGCGTGCCATCGAGGCGAACATCCGCCCCCGCGACCTGATCACCCGCGAGGCGATCGAAAACGCGATCAGCGTGATCATGGCCGTCGGCGGCTCCACCAACTCGGTGCTGCACCTGCTGGCGATCGCCCGCACCGCCGAGGTGCCGCTCACCATCGACGATTTCGAAACCATCCGCCAGCGGGTGCCGGTGATCTGTGACCTCAAGCCCAGCGGCCGCTACGTGACGGTGGATCTGCACCGGGCCGGCGGCATCCCGCAGGTGATGAAGCTGCTGCTCGATGCGGGCCTGCTGCACGGCGACTGCGGCACGATCGAGGGTCGCACCCTGCGTGAGGTGCTTGCCGATGTGCCCAGCGAGCCCCCGGCCGGTCAGGACGTGATCCGGCCCCTCTCCAATCCGCTCTATGCCAAGGGGCACCTGGCCATCCTCAAGGGCAACCTGGCGGAAGAGGGGGCGGTGGCCAAGATCAGCGGCGTCAAGACCCCCGTGATCACCGGCCCGGCCCGCGTGTTCGAGAGCGAGGAAAGTGCCCTGGAGGCGATCCTGGCCGGAGCTGTGGGGGCCGGCGATGTGGTGGTGGTGCGTTACGAGGGTCCCGTGGGTGGCCCCGGCATGCGCGAGATGCTCTCCCCCACCGCCGCGATCGTGGGCCAGGGGCTGGGCGAATCGGTGGCGTTGATCACCGATGGCCGCTTCAGTGGTGGCTCCTACGGCATGGTCGTGGGACACGTGGCACCGGAGGCGGCCGTGGGCGGCACCATCGCGCTGGTGGAAGAAGGCGACAGCATCACCGTGGACGCCCACCAGCTGCTGATTCAGCTGAATGTTGACGCGGCCGAGCTGGAGCGCCGGCGCGCTGCCTGGGTGGCCCCCGCCCCCCGCTACCGCACCGGCGTGCTGGGCAAGTACGCCCGTCTGGTGAGCAGCAGCAGTCTGGGTGCCGTCACCGATCCGGTCTAG
- a CDS encoding CIA30 family protein — translation MEPAGMVAPLVVVSGDGFSGWLALNDTIMGGRSSGVCRIGPEGLVLEADVVEQGGGFVSCRSPLFSPPLNLGDYRALQLELRGDGRRYKLAVACADGVAGLTELIPGGLRWVAEFDTSVSAPDQPPQRVEIPFAQLRASVRARPLNLPLRFDPGRVTRLQVLHSKFGDDGQLNAGFQAGPLQLSLVAVRAVP, via the coding sequence ATGGAGCCGGCTGGCATGGTGGCACCGCTGGTGGTGGTGAGCGGCGACGGGTTCAGCGGCTGGCTGGCCCTGAACGACACGATCATGGGAGGACGCAGCAGCGGCGTCTGCCGCATCGGCCCGGAGGGGCTGGTGCTGGAGGCCGATGTGGTGGAGCAGGGCGGTGGCTTCGTGAGTTGCCGCTCGCCGCTGTTCTCCCCGCCCCTGAACCTGGGCGACTACCGCGCCCTGCAGCTGGAGTTGCGTGGCGACGGCCGCCGCTACAAGCTGGCCGTGGCCTGCGCCGATGGCGTCGCCGGGCTCACCGAGCTGATCCCCGGCGGGCTGCGCTGGGTGGCGGAGTTCGACACCAGCGTCAGCGCGCCTGACCAGCCGCCCCAACGGGTGGAGATTCCCTTCGCTCAGCTGCGGGCCTCGGTGCGGGCCCGCCCGCTGAACCTGCCACTGCGCTTCGATCCCGGCCGGGTCACGCGGCTGCAGGTGCTGCATTCCAAGTTCGGCGACGACGGCCAGCTGAACGCAGGCTTCCAGGCCGGCCCGCTGCAGTTGTCTCTGGTGGCGGTGCGAGCGGTGCCGTGA